From a single Nocardioides panacis genomic region:
- a CDS encoding sensor histidine kinase, protein MTGEIYGLEVHHETDVFASRQAARDVATAVGVEGQDVIRVATALSEVTRDLLAAGGGRVSFTSVAPDLLRVTLTGDASGPGTAWHSASGLDAARRLMDTVTVAGDEGGRTVVVLEKRARSVRPVDEHLRRELRRRLSDTAGRTSVDELRLQNRDLVAVLEEVQARKEELERVNAELEETNKGVLALYGELSDELERTNQGVVALYAEIDDKNRLLAEASESKTRFLNNISHELRTPGNSVLGLSRLLLDPAAELLTDEQRHQVQLISTSAEDLLRLVNELLDLAKAESGRLEVAVDDVDLAALFDELRGTTAPLVTRPGVALVVEPPRGVTGFRTDRTLLRHLLRNLLSNAVKFTESGSVTMTAEAGTDATVTFRVRDTGVGIAGADQAKVFEEFFQVRGRLQSSVTGSGLGLPFARRVCRILGGDLRLASAPGQGTTFSFALPLAGPEPEAVRPA, encoded by the coding sequence GTGACCGGCGAGATCTACGGTCTCGAGGTGCACCACGAGACCGACGTCTTCGCCTCCCGGCAGGCCGCCCGGGACGTGGCCACCGCGGTCGGTGTCGAGGGCCAGGACGTGATCCGGGTGGCCACCGCGCTCAGCGAGGTGACCCGGGACCTGCTCGCCGCGGGCGGCGGCCGGGTGTCGTTCACCTCGGTGGCGCCCGACCTGCTGCGGGTGACCCTGACCGGGGATGCCTCGGGCCCCGGGACCGCGTGGCACTCCGCGAGCGGTCTCGACGCCGCCCGCCGGCTGATGGACACCGTCACGGTGGCCGGTGACGAGGGCGGCCGGACGGTCGTCGTCCTGGAGAAGCGCGCCCGGTCCGTCCGGCCCGTCGACGAGCACCTGCGCCGCGAGCTGCGCCGGCGGCTCAGCGACACCGCCGGCCGGACCTCGGTCGACGAGCTGCGGCTGCAGAACCGCGACCTGGTCGCGGTCCTGGAGGAGGTGCAGGCCCGCAAGGAGGAGCTCGAGCGGGTCAACGCCGAGCTCGAGGAGACCAACAAGGGCGTGCTCGCGCTCTACGGCGAGCTCTCCGACGAGCTCGAGCGCACCAACCAGGGCGTGGTCGCGCTCTACGCCGAGATCGACGACAAGAACCGGCTGCTGGCCGAGGCCAGCGAGTCCAAGACCCGGTTCCTGAACAACATCAGCCACGAGCTGCGCACCCCCGGCAACTCCGTGCTCGGGCTCTCCCGGCTGCTGCTGGACCCGGCCGCCGAGCTGCTGACCGACGAGCAGCGCCACCAGGTGCAGCTCATCTCGACCAGCGCCGAGGACCTGCTCCGCCTGGTCAACGAGCTGCTCGACCTGGCCAAGGCCGAGTCCGGGCGGCTGGAGGTGGCCGTCGACGACGTCGACCTCGCGGCCCTGTTCGACGAGCTGCGCGGCACCACCGCGCCGCTGGTGACCCGGCCCGGGGTGGCGCTCGTCGTCGAGCCGCCCCGCGGCGTGACCGGCTTCCGCACGGACCGCACCCTGCTGCGCCACCTGCTGCGCAACCTGCTCAGCAACGCCGTGAAGTTCACCGAGTCCGGCAGCGTCACGATGACCGCCGAGGCCGGCACCGACGCCACGGTGACGTTCCGGGTCCGCGACACCGGGGTGGGCATCGCCGGGGCCGACCAGGCCAAGGTGTTCGAGGAGTTCTTCCAGGTCCGCGGGCGGCTGCAGTCCTCCGTGACCGGCTCCGGCCTGGGGCTGCCGTTCGCCCGCCGCGTGTGCCGGATCCTCGGCGGCGACCTGCGGCTGGCCAGCGCTCCCGGCCAGGGCACCACGTTCTCGTTCGCGCTGCCCCTGGCCG